The DNA region AGGAGCACAGAGGAGTAGATCAATACATCCCCACACTGCATAAACTTTATGTTTATTGTTAGAGTAAAGACACaatttggtaattttttttttttgttttgtgttaatAACCATTTAACTCCAGTAGTAGTGATGTTATCATTACACTgtgttagagagaaaagagggatctgttcatttacatcagctctaaaaacatcagaacccagtgtgATACTACAATGTGGTCCAGACTCTAACAGTGTTTCATGAATTTCTAATAATGTTACAAATATTTTCCTACTGTTCGGAGTATCGGTAAATACATaaagggtgtccaaactatggcccatgggccaactgtggcccttggtcctttgaattggcctgcaagaaatccatgAAAAGGCtcacataagaacataaaactttactctatttcttagtttgactgGGAAAACACAATACTGGGGTTAATACAATATggggatatttacaaattagaTTTAGCTGATGTTGATgccaatataaaaatgtagttcagacctaacacttcagtatttgaaacacagtttacagatgaacaaagaaaaaatttaatcagtcccaagaacaaattaaagtttATGTAATTAGGATGAATgtagaaaaagacttcagctgtgagttggtcctgcctaaagtcttcaagcaccaacacttcTCTAGTTATTCCttcagtttgctcttgttttgtgtatgaatgtggagatgaaccatcagcatctctcttctctcctgCACCCCAAAGTCCTTAAAATGACtggctgtttgctttgttaGAAATTAATGAGAGCtgtaatttaggctgttttgtttttcaatatcATTCACTTACTAAacatatattttggttacatgttggttttagagatgtaacaaacattttatatattgtgctacaggttttttgttctgtgctacaaaATTTCccatagcactggtgctagAGGTTGACAAAGAAAGTTAAAGTACAGCCCTGCCAGTATAACTTTGTTTACAATTTCTCAATTGAATATCCAGACATGATTAGCAGAGCTCTTGGTCCAGAGTTTGGTGGCAGTATTGGGATCATGTTTTTCTTCGCCAATGTGTGTGGTGGTGCTCTCTATATATTGGGTCTGGTTGAGGCTATCATGTCTGCCTTTGGCATACCAGAAGGTATAGTATGTAGAGTTTTGTCTGTAGAGTTTTAGTGAGGCATGCACAGTGTAAGTATGTTGCTTTGTTCATTCAAGCCTTTTTACTGTCCATCAGAGGGCGCTGCAGGTCCCCATCAGGTGTTGCCTTCAGGATACTGGTGGTCTTTGCTTTATGGCACTGGACTGCTCTGCTTGTGTTTCATTGTTTGTTTGGTGAGTCCCATTGTTATCGTTTACTtcaaattttaagattaaatctGACTGCTTTAAATATGTTCACACTACACTATAAATATACAGAATAGAAAAGTTCTTCTCTTCTTAGCCAGATCAGTCTTTGTCATTTCTGTTAGCTAATGATGGACAACATTTGTAGATTTGTTAACAAGCAGCTTAATTCATGGCTGATGGTTGTTTTCTAGGATCTCTTTAGATATGTTATTTGTTTGTTGTCCCAAAGTTTAAATTGCCTCTCATTACAGGTGGGAGCCGACATTTATGCTAAAGCCACCTTTATTATCGTTCTCATCGTCGTGGCAGCCCTAACTTCTATCTTCACCAGTTTTTTTATTGTGGGGTCAGTTGAGGTGAATCTGCCAGACATGTCTATTCTAAATGGCACCAGTCGAAGTTCAGCCAATTATACTGGTTTCAAGCTCAACACACTGAAAGAAAATCTACTACGTAAGTGTTACATATGCTGCCAGATGTGATTGTTTAGCATCAGTACTCTTATATTAGACAAAGTCAGACCTATATTAgttctaaattttaaaattcaggtcTCAAGTATAGAAGTATAACGATAATCCTAGCTGTTTCTTAGAAGGTGTTTCTGAATTGTTAAAATGACCATGACCTCTGTCACTCCATTGTAGCCAGTTATACAGTGGACTACACCACTGGTACCATGATGGATTTTGCTAAAGTGTTTGCTGTCATGTTCAATGGTTGTACTGGAATCATGGCAGGCTCAAATATGTCAGGTAagacttttttgaaaaatgtacaaaaataaattgGCAAAGTGTTAATAAGAATTATCCTCTTGATATTTTTCATAGAAAGAAGGAAGGATTCCATGGCTTTGACCTAAATCAGTGGCATGATCCGTTAAAACAAAATGCGTGTTTACAAGAAACAACAGTTCAAATAGAGGCTGAACTAGGATTTGTTTTTGGATACCTGATTGCAATTTGAGTTACCCCACAGAGATGTAAAGGGTGCATTTGGAGATTTATACAAATAATGAGCTAGAGAAAACTCCTTTTTTTCAGATAACAATAATCTTATTTCATCAAAAATCTCAACTGACttctttgaaaaatattaaattgggttaaatattccatttaaagtcatttcgaattctgttttttttttttctttttttttttttggaaggtaTCTAGTGACCCttccctctcagtgtctcatctTTGGTTTAAAATGCAGCTTGGATTTGATGTGCCTGCTGGATTAGGACTCTTCAAATTTAAACATCTGGGGATGGTTACACTTTTGACATTTATAAaggattttgtttgtttgcttaaaAATACTGTCATATTTTCAAGGCGATCTGAAAAACCCCAGCTACTCCATCCCAAGAGGAACGCTTGCAGCTGTTATTACAACTTTCATCACTTATAATGTGTTAAGTCTGCTGTCTGCATGGACCTGTGAGCGGTGAGACTACAAACCCAGACACAATGACTGATAAGCACTAGTACTGATGAACAAATAGGGTAAAATATAGCACAAAAACTGATCTATTAAAATGATCTGTTAGTTTATTTTAGCTCTCATTTGGCACTTTCACTTTGCAGATCTTACTGTGATTTGTCATCAAGTGATTCAGAATCTTGCTGTTGATTAAAACTGTGTACATGGTAAGAAATTACAACAGTCTAATCCATTTTCCTCAGTCACTTGCTACAAAGAGACTACAGTTTCCTGGGAGACATCAATGTATGGCCCCCCCTGGTGACAATTGGGATTTATTCCTCCACCATGTCAGCTGCCATGAGCAACCTTATAGGAGCCTCCAGGATCCTCTATGCGCTGTCTAAAGACAGACTGTTTGGTGAGATTTTTGAGCACATCCCCTACtgccctttttttaactttgttgcCTGCCGTTACTAACTCAAAATGCTGAACAAATTGGGTTTATTAGCAGAGTGGGTTTTTGTTGATGCAGCCTCTGACCATTTCTGAAGTGAGAGGGATTTAATTAGTACTGTTGCTTGTTAAGGTTATGGTTAAGGCTAAGTGGTTTATCCCGAGTGTATAAAAGCACTCCCAACTCCAGCTGGTACTCTTTAAAGCTGAGTCAACATTTTAATAATCAGCCATCTGCTGAAAGAAGCCACTGTATCAAATGTGAGAATTTGCCACTTGTTATTAATTTCATCATGTCTCGTTTTTCCTCAAGGAGGCCTGTTAATTTGGAAGGCATCATTTGACAACAGATGGCTTCAAGTGTTGATTCtcagaagaaacaaaaatcCTCTCATTGTGTCTTTGGCTTAAGGACGAGTGCACAATGACTCAGTTGTTTATCTGACTTGGGCTATGAGCAATAACAGACAGAGTGACTTTGCTTTAGTTAATGATATAAGTCTCTACAGGTGGTGTCCTGGCTCCAGCAAGAAAAACATCTCAGAGTGGGAACCCCTGGGTTTCTGTGCTTATTTCCTGGGTACTTGTACAGGTAGGAAAGTGAGGAGTAATGTGTTTACATCGtttttcattttcctctgaACAGTGTAGAGACTGGGCTTGCACCCACCCCTTGCCTTTTTTGTGACTTGTTCTACATGATTGGAAAGTAGTTCAAAATATTGCACTTGGTGTTAGGCCATTCTCCAGATGTGCACATCTTAACCATATAACAGTCATCCATTACCTCTCACTAATAGCTGACAAAGAAAGATGAGCAGTTAAAGGGAACAATACATCATTTAGTTGATGTAACACAGCACAAGGTAAATAAGATATATCAATTAGCCGTTGTTGTAGTACAGATTTTGCTTTAGTGCATCTAATACTTAAAAGTTTCAGGTTGTCGAACAAATCATGAAGGTGAAGTAGACTCAGTTTGTTTTGCAAGTGTGTTGATTGCTGGGGGAATGTCTGCGTTGCCCTTGGTTGGAGGTAAAAGTAAAGGTAGAGCCTGTAGAAAAGCATATTCACTAGCAGATGGACATCTGATATAGAACTGACGTTTTTTGTATGATTTTCCATCGGTGTCTCAGCCATGTACAGCGCTgtgacaaaagtatttgttcCCTTTCTGATTaatcaaaacaattttaatatctcacaaagaaaacctAAGTcaacacaaaatgcagtttctaaatgaggATTTAATTtatgaaggggaaaaaaaatcagaacctatctggccctacgtaaaaaaaaaaaaactaattccCCCCTGAACctgataactggttgtgccacctccattaatcacagcaagtggtccaggtcctgaagcagcaaagcagccccagaccatcacactgattttctcttaataaataaatcatcatttagaaactgcattttgtgttgacttttctttgtgagatattGAAATTGGTTTGATAAtacgaaacatttaagtgtgataaatataccaaaaaatcaggaatcatgCCCTGTTAATCTGTTAAGTGAACTCTTATTTTACTACCGTGGCACTAAGCATGAGCATATCAGCTAGATAGGAAAtttgcatttcttttcaaaagcctTGAATACTATATTGAAAAGCTataatttcaaacatttgatCTTATTAGCATGGTGGGTCATATTGGGAACATCCAGAGGTGATAAGATATCAgatcaaatcaaactttatttatatagcataCTTCATACACAGGGCAACACAGTGTGCTTCACAGGCAAAATCAAGTGATGGCAATAATCATTGTACTGCACATTAAGAACACAATATACAGATTCTGAGCAGAAGTAAAAGCTCAACATGTACACCAAAATTATCCACACAGATTAGATCacacaacatgcacacaaacacacacactgaaagcAGGCAGTGAAATCTAACCGTAAACTGATGCAAAAAGTAAAGTTTTTCAATctgcttttaaaagtatttagtGTTGGAGCCCCTCTCAGGTCTGCAGGCAGGGCGTTCCATTTACTAGGGGTGTAAAAACTGAAAGCAGCCTCCCCTGCCTTGGAACTTATACATGGAACAGTCAAAAGGCCACTACCTGCAGACCTGAGTTCTAACTGGTGTATAACTTATCAGCATGTCTCTGATGTACTGAGGAGCAAGGCCGTTCAGTGCTTTGAAGCAAGCATTGgaatcttaaaatcaatcctactttgtactggaagccagtggagggatTTCAGGACAGGACTGATCAAACTTTTTCGTTCTGGTCGGGACTCTAGCAGCAGCATTCTGAATAAGCTGTAACCGCTGAATATTAGAGCAGTATAGAAATAGAGagctttattgtttttatacatttttaggtAACACTAGTGTCCAAAtgtttgcctacttttgctttAATTATAACAGCCACAGTTATaagtcaaaaaaatgtatttcagcagaagcagcagaaaatacTGATAAAATGGGTATTAATTTTCTTAAATAAGATAGAAAACAGTCCATCCCTTTTACACATCTTCTGTTGCCTTTTGTTTGTATCTCACTGCTTTTGCTCAAGCCATACTTCCGGTGTAGAGTGGACCGATAATATTATTTATTCTCTTCACTAGGTGGTACTGTTTGCTGGTAAATTAAACACAATTTCCAGTATCGTGACCATTTTCTTCTTGTTGGTCTATGCAAATGTGAACTTGGCCTGTTTGGCTCTTGAATGGGCCTCTGCACCAAACTTCAGGTACGATGTTACAGTTCTCTTGGAGTCAAAAGTTCCATTTTGAATATACTGTCTTAGCAGTCATCTTTTTATAAAGTCATAGCCagttccttctgtcttcatttttttctctttctagACCCTCTTTTCGCTGCTTCACATGGCACACCTGCGCCCTGGGCATCCTTGGCTGCCTTGTTATGATGTTTCTGATCAATGCTATTTATGCATTTGCCAGCATAGCCTTtatgctgctgctgttgatgCTCATCCACTACCTTGGCCCCGTTAGCAACTGGGGCTTCATCAGCCAGGCTCTCATTTTCCATCAGGTGCACAGTCACAAACAAAGCTGTCATTCTCACATGAAGCAACAATGTGCTAAAAGTCTGAATGAACTACTACACCATACAAATTTTCCCTTTCAACCCGTTTTCAATCATTCAGGTGCGAAAGTACCTGTTGAGGCTGGATGTACGCAAGGACCACGTTAAGTTTTGGAGGCCCCAGCTGCTGTTGATGGTGGCCAACCCTTGTAGCTGTACAGCTCTTGTGACTTTCATTAATGACCTGAAGAAAAGTGGCCTGTTTGTGCTTGGACATGTAAAACTGGGTGTACTGGGTAAGATCTGTGCAGGTAGAAAACCTgtgtctgtatttttaaatgctcATTCTAAACAAAATTAGAGTAGTAGGTAAAGTTTTTGGCTTATTAATACAAAACAGCCTGAATCTTTATGTATGTAATTGGGAACAGAAACTTTGTGCGATTTTACATTCGTATCAGTTGCTAATGATTCCCAGTGAGGGTAAAGGCCAATAATTTAAACAACCCTGCTATGCTGAAACCCAAATCTCTTCTGCCTTCACGTGTTCAAAAGGAAGCTGTGTAAATTGCAATCAGAAGCTACTCGTTTATAAACACATTTGACATTCTGTGTATCTTTTGCATGATTTTGCAGATGGGTTGCCCTCAGATCCTTTGCAGAGTCGATATGACTCCTGGCTTTCTCTAGTGGACCATTTAAATATCAAAGCATTCGTCAACCTCACTCTGGCTGACTCTGTCAGACATGGAGTCCAGAACCTGCTTTTCATCACAGGCTTTGGTAGATAAGTTTGCTTCATAATGATTTTTCCTCACTTTGCTGTGATTACAGTTGACCTTTCAACCTTGCAGCTCTTATCCAAAACAAATATTGAACACATCTTTTGCATTTAGGTGGCATGAGACCAAACACCCTCATCTTGGGTTTCTATGATGACTGCACTCCTCAGGACCACCTTCAAGGTAAAGTTCTTCAGTCCACAGGCTTTGGGCTGGATGCAGTGAGTCCATCCAAAGACCCAAGTCAACGAAGGACTCCTTTCTTTCCCAGTGTGCGGGGTGCTGAGGACCCAAAAGACCTTCAGGAAGAGGAATATGTATCCGTGATTGCTGATGCtgttaaaatgggaaagaatGTGACGTTAGCTCGTTACTTTAACCAGTTCAACCGTGAGGAGGTCTTGGGTTCAGGGAGAAGGATTGGGGTCAGCGGAAGCAAAATGGGGCCATTTGTTGACGTGTGGCCTCTGAATCTACTTCGACCTGACAGCCGTGGTTATGTCGATACCTGCTCTCTGTTCCTGTTGCAGCTGGCCTGCGTGCTCCAGGAAACTCGTGCATGGAGCCAGGCGAAACTCCGCCTCTTCCTTTGTGTGGAAGACGGTTGCAGTctgaaggaagaggaggagaagaagctAAGGGCAATGCTAAAAGAGCTAAGGATCTCGGCTCAGGTACAGATGGTTGCATGGGACCAGGTGGTGGCGCTGCACTGGCAGAGACGACAAAATGAGGCAAGGAAAGTGTTGGAGTCTGCACAGAATGATAACATAAGTGAGAGGGAAGAGGAAGCTGAGAAGGAGTGTGGTATCCAAAATTTTCCCAACAATGCTGCTCAGCTGACGGATGAATACATCATTGCTGTCAACCACCTGATTCGCAGGCACAGTGCCCCCAAGCCCGCTGTACGGTTTCTGTATTTACCACGACCCCCAGCTGACACCAGCCGTTATTGTTCCTACCTGCGCCACCTGGACCTGTTAAGTCAAGATCTGGGCCCGACATTGTTAATTCATGGGGTCACTCCTGTAGTCACTACTGACCTCTAAAGTTTTACAGTTGTGAGTTCATGCATTTGTTGCCacaaatgtatgaatgtataCAAGCACTATTATAACTGACACAGCATCACAGTAAACTATATTTACACCTGCAATCACACATTTACTGTTAACCCACcataatgtaaacaaacatatgGATGACCTTATATTTTCTGTCGTCTGTTTGATGCTGAAGACCGAAAGAAGCAGGTGTCTCACTAGTTCCTCTCACGGGAGAGTATTTCTCCAAGGCCCTTGGAAAATTTTCATGCTTCTGTTAGAGAATAATTTAACaatttgttgctgcttt from Cheilinus undulatus linkage group 13, ASM1832078v1, whole genome shotgun sequence includes:
- the LOC121520577 gene encoding solute carrier family 12 member 9-like isoform X1 — protein: MSEKTPLLHYRLTAGTCPSTKDASKHSGTKVGKGGKPARKLGVVFGVVMPTLLSMFSVVVFLRIGFAVGQAGLYQTIAMFLVAYFIITMAVFSVCAISTNGALDAGGAYYMISRALGPEFGGSIGIMFFFANVCGGALYILGLVEAIMSAFGIPEEGAAGPHQVLPSGYWWSLLYGTGLLCLCFIVCLVGADIYAKATFIIVLIVVAALTSIFTSFFIVGSVEVNLPDMSILNGTSRSSANYTGFKLNTLKENLLPSYTVDYTTGTMMDFAKVFAVMFNGCTGIMAGSNMSGDLKNPSYSIPRGTLAAVITTFITYNVLSLLSAWTCERHLLQRDYSFLGDINVWPPLVTIGIYSSTMSAAMSNLIGASRILYALSKDRLFGGVLAPARKTSQSGNPWVSVLISWVLVQVVLFAGKLNTISSIVTIFFLLVYANVNLACLALEWASAPNFRPSFRCFTWHTCALGILGCLVMMFLINAIYAFASIAFMLLLLMLIHYLGPVSNWGFISQALIFHQVRKYLLRLDVRKDHVKFWRPQLLLMVANPCSCTALVTFINDLKKSGLFVLGHVKLGVLDGLPSDPLQSRYDSWLSLVDHLNIKAFVNLTLADSVRHGVQNLLFITGFGGMRPNTLILGFYDDCTPQDHLQGKVLQSTGFGLDAVSPSKDPSQRRTPFFPSVRGAEDPKDLQEEEYVSVIADAVKMGKNVTLARYFNQFNREEVLGSGRRIGVSGSKMGPFVDVWPLNLLRPDSRGYVDTCSLFLLQLACVLQETRAWSQAKLRLFLCVEDGCSLKEEEEKKLRAMLKELRISAQVQMVAWDQVVALHWQRRQNEARKVLESAQNDNISEREEEAEKECGIQNFPNNAAQLTDEYIIAVNHLIRRHSAPKPAVRFLYLPRPPADTSRYCSYLRHLDLLSQDLGPTLLIHGVTPVVTTDL
- the LOC121520577 gene encoding solute carrier family 12 member 9-like isoform X2, whose translation is MSEKTPLLHYRLTAGTCPSTKDASKHSGTKVGKGGKPARKLGVVFGVVMPTLLSMFSVVVFLRIGFAVGQAGLYQTIAMFLVAYFIITMAVFSVCAISTNGALDAGGAYYMISRALGPEFGGSIGIMFFFANVCGGALYILGLVEAIMSAFGIPEEGAAGPHQVLPSGYWWSLLYGTGLLCLCFIVCLVGADIYAKATFIIVLIVVAALTSIFTSFFIVGSVEVNLPDMSILNGTSRSSANYTGFKLNTLKENLLPSYTVDYTTGTMMDFAKVFAVMFNGCTGIMAGSNMSGDLKNPSYSIPRGTLAAVITTFITYNVLSLLSAWTCERHLLQRDYSFLGDINVWPPLVTIGIYSSTMSAAMSNLIGASRILYALSKDRLFGGVLAPARKTSQSGNPWVSVLISWVLVQVVLFAGKLNTISSIVTIFFLLVYANVNLACLALEWASAPNFRPSFRCFTWHTCALGILGCLVMMFLINAIYAFASIAFMLLLLMLIHYLGPVSNWGFISQALIFHQVRKYLLRLDVRKDHVKFWRPQLLLMVANPCSCTALVTFINDLKKSGLFVLGHVKLGVLDGLPSDPLQSRYDSWLSLVDHLNIKAFVNLTLADSVRHGVQNLLFITGFGGMRPNTLILGFYDDCTPQDHLQVCGVLRTQKTFRKRNMYP